The genomic interval CGAGCCGCCGCGGCATCGCCGGCGAGATTGAAACGCGCATCATTGCCGCGGTGCGCGCCGGACATCTGCCGGCGCAGGATACGTCGCTGGCCGCGACCGCGCTGCTTGGTGCACTGAATGAATCTCTTGTCGGCCCGCTGGCGCCCGACAGCCTCGATGATCCGGTAAGGCTCCGCGACGTGGTGCAGAGCGCGACCCTGCTGGCGTTGCGCGCGGTCGGCGTGACGGATGCCCGCGCCCGCGGCCTTGTGGTGCAGGCCGCCCTGCCGGCCAGGATGCCGGCAGGGGAGCACATGGGCTGAAGTGCGCCTTACTTCGCCTTGACCTTGCCGTCCTTGTCGAACTCCGAGACATAGGCCCAGAGGTTGTCGAGTTCGCTCTGCTTCTTGATGCCGGCAAACGCCATCTTGACGCCGGGTACCTTGGCCTTGGGATCCCTTATGTACGCCTCGAACTCCGCCTGGTTCCAGGTAATGCCGGAATTCTTCATGGCGTCCGAATAGGAATAGCCTGCTTCGGTACCGGCCTTGCGTCCGTCCAGGCCGTTGAGATCGGGTCCGACCTTGTTCTTGGCGCCTTCGCCGATGTCGTGACATGCCTTGCACTTGTTGAAGGCTGCCTTTCCGGCGGCCGCGTCCGCCGCGAGCGAGCTGCCCACGCTTGCAAGCGTAACGCCGAGGACGGTCAATGCGGAAATGACGAACGTTTTCATGAAGACCTCTGAGTTCTAACGTGTTGAGTGTGATGGCTTCAGGCTGAAGCGGTTGGGATTTGCCTCCCCTGAAAAGAAGAGGCCGTGCCTCGATTCTGAAGCTCGCACGTCGTTGCGATAACCTCTGATGCGAACCGCAGAATCGAAGAATACCATCGATCTTAGAATGATTCGAGTGTGATTTTGGTACAAAAAGCCGCCTTGACGGACTCGCCGGGTTGCGGCAGCCGATTCATTTCTTCAGGCGGTCGTGTGCTCCGGGCACCATCGTATCCCGCAATCGTAGCATTCGACCGGAATCCCATCAATCCTGTTTAACTAAAGACCGGCGATACCTACACAAGACATACGAAATGTGGTTGATCCAGTTGGTTTTGCAGCGATCCCACGACTGGCTCGTATTCCGCAAAAGCGGATACCGGTTTTGCGATCGGAATGCGCGCAAGTTATTCATTGAGAGCGTTTGCTTACGGCTAACCGGATATTCCCCTTGGCCGGAAAATGCTCTCAATCGCGACGCCGGAGCGCCTGCCTTATGCCCATCATGATGCCCGCATCGGATCAGATGGTCCTCAATCGCCGCGACGCCATCGTTGCGGACTTGCGCGCGATCGTGCCGGGCGAGGGTGTGATCTTCAGTGCCGCGGAAATGCTGCCGTACGAATCGGACGCCCTGACCGCCTATCGCCAGCCGCCGATGGTCGTGGTGTTGCCGGAAACCACGGAGCAGGTGTCGCGCATTCTGAAATACTGCTTCGACAACGGCATCAAGGTGGTGCCGCGCGGCTCCGGCACCTCGCTGTCCGGCGGGGCGTTGCCGCTGGAGGACGCGGTGCTGTTGGGGCTCGGCAAGTTCAAGCGCATCCGCGAGATCGATCTCGATAATCGCGTCGTCGTCACCGAGCCCGGCGTCACCAACCTCGCGATCAGCCAGGCGGTGGCCCATGCCGGGTTCTACTACGCACCGGATCCGTCGTCGCAGATCGCCTGCTCGATCGGCGGCAACATCGCGGAAAATTCCGGCGGCGTTCACTGCTTGAAATACGGCATGACCACCAACAACGTTCTCGGCTGCGAGCTTGTGCTGATGTCGGGCGAAATCCTCCGCATCGGCGGCAAGGCGCCGGAGCAGGCGGGTTACGACCTGATGGGCATCATCACCGGTTCCGAGGGGTTGCTCGGCGTTGTCACCGAAGTCACCGTCCGCATTCTGCGAAAGCCGGAAACCGCGCGGGCGCTGCTGGTCGGCTTTCCGCAAGTTGAAGCGGCCGGAGAGTGTGTGGCGCGGATCATCGGCGCCGGCATTATTCCCGGCGGCATGGAAATGATGGACAAGCCGGCGATCCACGCCGCGGAAGCCTTCGTTCATGCCGACTATCCGCTCGACGTCGAGGCGCTGCTGATCATCGAACTCGACGGCCCGAGCATCGAGGTCGACGAACTCATCAAGCGGGTAGAGGCTATTGCGCTGGGCTGCGGATCGACCACCTGCCGGATTTCCGGTTCGGAAGCCGAGCGCGACCTGTTCTGGGCCGGCCGCAAGGCGGCGTTTCCGGCGGTTGGCCGCATCTCGCCGGACTATCTCTGCATGGACGGCACCATTCCGCGCGGCGCGCTGCCGCGGGCGCTTGCGCGCATTCGCGATCTCGGCGAGAAATACGGCCTCGGCGTCGCCAACGTATTCCATGCCGGCGACGGCAATCTTCACCCGCTCATCCTCTACGACGCCAACAAGCCCGGCGAGATGGACAAGGCAGAAGCGTTCGGCGCGGAGATTCTGCGCTGCTGCGTCGAACTCGGCGGCGTTCTGACCGGCGAACACGGCGTCGGTATCGAGAAGCGGGACTTGATGCCGCACATGTTCAGCGAGGTCGATCTCAACCAGCAGCAGCGGCTGAAATGCGCGTTCGACGCGCGGGGGCTGCTCAATCCGGGCAAGGTGTTTCCGACGCTGCACCGCTGCGCCGAGCTTGGCCGCGTGCATGTGCACAGCGGCAAGCTGGCGTTTCCGGATTTGCCGAGATTTTGAGGGTGGTTGTGCTGCACCAAATGTGCTGCGTTGCCCCCGCGAACGCGGGGGCCCATAACCACGGTGGTGGTGCAAAAGGAAAACCGGAGAGACACCGATCCTATCGAAAGTGCACGGCGTATAGGTCCCCGCGTTCGCGGGGACGACGAGGGGTAGCGCCGTGAACATCCTGCACATACGCGACGCCGCCGACGTCGAGGCTGCCGTGCGCGCCGCCATTGCCCGCGAACAGCCGATCGAGATCATCGGTCACAGCTCGAAGCGGTCGATCGGCCATGCGATGGCGACCAATGCGGTGCTCGATGTCTCGGCGCTGAACGCGGTGACCTGCTACGAGCCGAACGAACTCATCATCACGGTGCAGGCCGGCGCACCGCTGGATGACGTGCTGTCGCTGATCGATTCCAAAAGCCAGGAGTTTGCGTTCGAGCCGATGGACACTGCCTTGTTGCTCGGCGCCAGGTCCGGCCGCGGCACCGTCGGCGGCATGATCGGCGCCGGGCTCGCCGGCCCGCGCCGCATCAAGGCCGGCGGCGCGCGGGACCATCTGCTCGGCGCCCACGCCGTCTCCGGCTTCGGCGACAGTTTCAAGGCCGGCGGCAGGGTAGTGAAGAACGTCACCGGCTACGATCTCTGCAAGCTGCTGGCCGGATCGTGGGGCACGCTTGCGGTCATGACCGAGGTGACGCTCAAGGTGATGCCGAAAGCCGAGACCGGGCGCACTCTGGTGTTGCGCGGGCTCGACGACGTCACCGCCAATCGGGCGATGACCGCCGCGTTGGGCTCGCCGTATGACGTTTCGGGC from Nitrobacter sp. NHB1 carries:
- a CDS encoding c-type cytochrome produces the protein MKTFVISALTVLGVTLASVGSSLAADAAAGKAAFNKCKACHDIGEGAKNKVGPDLNGLDGRKAGTEAGYSYSDAMKNSGITWNQAEFEAYIRDPKAKVPGVKMAFAGIKKQSELDNLWAYVSEFDKDGKVKAK
- a CDS encoding FAD-linked oxidase C-terminal domain-containing protein, with product MPIMMPASDQMVLNRRDAIVADLRAIVPGEGVIFSAAEMLPYESDALTAYRQPPMVVVLPETTEQVSRILKYCFDNGIKVVPRGSGTSLSGGALPLEDAVLLGLGKFKRIREIDLDNRVVVTEPGVTNLAISQAVAHAGFYYAPDPSSQIACSIGGNIAENSGGVHCLKYGMTTNNVLGCELVLMSGEILRIGGKAPEQAGYDLMGIITGSEGLLGVVTEVTVRILRKPETARALLVGFPQVEAAGECVARIIGAGIIPGGMEMMDKPAIHAAEAFVHADYPLDVEALLIIELDGPSIEVDELIKRVEAIALGCGSTTCRISGSEAERDLFWAGRKAAFPAVGRISPDYLCMDGTIPRGALPRALARIRDLGEKYGLGVANVFHAGDGNLHPLILYDANKPGEMDKAEAFGAEILRCCVELGGVLTGEHGVGIEKRDLMPHMFSEVDLNQQQRLKCAFDARGLLNPGKVFPTLHRCAELGRVHVHSGKLAFPDLPRF
- a CDS encoding FAD-binding protein, giving the protein MHIRDAADVEAAVRAAIAREQPIEIIGHSSKRSIGHAMATNAVLDVSALNAVTCYEPNELIITVQAGAPLDDVLSLIDSKSQEFAFEPMDTALLLGARSGRGTVGGMIGAGLAGPRRIKAGGARDHLLGAHAVSGFGDSFKAGGRVVKNVTGYDLCKLLAGSWGTLAVMTEVTLKVMPKAETGRTLVLRGLDDVTANRAMTAALGSPYDVSGAAHAPHPALRAAARGALARLASRGHGATLLRLEGIVASVAHRATALAADLASFGMAELIEDAESAALWRDIRDVTPFAADGALGAWPVWRIVCPPASGGAFGQALARETGGEVIYDWGGGLLWAALPPSVDAHAVLLRQRLAAIGGHATLLRADEGTRRTVDVFHQQEKGVAALAERVRLSFDPKSILNRGRLTRTSIS